In Leucobacter sp. CX169, a single genomic region encodes these proteins:
- a CDS encoding DsbA family protein produces MLLPLLVIIGAVLLIVLAIAAQGGSRSAEVGLGGDAGEIVEGETEGPDLTEFERRDPADPLAAGPVDAPVGLIVFSDYQCRFCAQWNLQTLPAMMELADAGELRIEWRDINVFGEASERAARASHAAAKQGQFWEYHELLFANGERRSDAGLTDQGLTELATSLGLDTAQFTTDMNSAETAAEVARNAELGINLGATSTPVFLFGGQPISGAQPTEVFLEAYETARAAAKS; encoded by the coding sequence TTGCTCCTCCCACTCTTGGTCATCATCGGCGCGGTACTCCTCATCGTGTTGGCCATCGCCGCGCAGGGCGGCTCCCGGTCCGCTGAAGTGGGGCTCGGCGGCGACGCCGGCGAGATCGTCGAGGGCGAGACCGAAGGTCCAGACCTCACCGAATTCGAGCGGCGCGACCCGGCTGACCCGCTCGCCGCCGGCCCTGTCGACGCACCCGTCGGCCTGATTGTCTTTTCGGACTACCAGTGCCGTTTCTGTGCGCAGTGGAACCTGCAGACGCTGCCCGCGATGATGGAGCTCGCCGACGCCGGCGAGCTGCGCATCGAGTGGCGTGACATCAACGTGTTCGGAGAGGCGTCCGAGCGGGCTGCCCGTGCGTCGCACGCAGCGGCCAAGCAGGGCCAGTTCTGGGAGTACCACGAGTTGCTGTTTGCGAACGGCGAGAGGCGTTCCGACGCGGGCCTCACGGACCAGGGGCTCACCGAGCTTGCTACTTCGCTCGGCTTGGATACCGCGCAGTTCACGACGGACATGAACTCCGCCGAGACCGCGGCAGAGGTCGCCCGCAACGCCGAGCTCGGCATCAACCTGGGCGCCACATCCACGCCGGTGTTCCTGTTCGGCGGGCAACCGATCTCCGGCGCCCAGCCCACCGAGGTCTTCCTCGAGGCCTACGAGACCGCCCGCGCGGCGGCGAAGAGCTAG
- a CDS encoding APC family permease produces MTKHTLSNATETGHIKVGKGLNQGTLGVVGSTVIGLASTAPLYSLAATLGYVILAVGAQAPLVFIIACIPMVFAAFAYQELNREMPDCGTTFVWSTKAFGPITGWIGGWAVAVASIMVLANVGEISGQYFWLLLGNQEFADNRAIVIATSVVFMAIMTFVSTIGVQIGERLQMVLVSVQIVAMVLFAVLALVNASNGSYEGSVAFDWSWFNPAELTSWSGFMEAVLLALFIYWGWDTCLALNEETKNPRKTPGRAALSSIAVLIILYVGVSVAVMMFAGFGDSGFGLTNETNLDDVFSVLGGTLFGPWGWFLLLGVLLSAASSTQTTILPTARGTLSMAVYRALPAKFADLHPQFKTPWFSTTIMGVAAIVYYVGMSILSEDMLADSLTSMGLAVALYYAITSFACVWYFRSTLRDSARNLWMRGILPALGGLMLSYAFVQSAIDMISVDYSYTVLFGVGGAFVIGIGAILIGFVFMGLWALRPGSRAFFRGESLNRDTPVLVPDE; encoded by the coding sequence ATGACGAAACACACCCTCAGCAACGCCACCGAAACTGGCCACATTAAGGTCGGCAAGGGCCTGAACCAGGGAACGCTCGGCGTGGTCGGGTCGACCGTCATCGGCCTTGCGTCCACCGCACCGCTCTACTCGCTGGCGGCAACGCTCGGCTACGTGATTCTCGCCGTCGGAGCGCAAGCGCCCCTCGTGTTCATCATCGCGTGCATTCCGATGGTGTTCGCGGCCTTCGCCTATCAGGAGCTCAATCGCGAGATGCCCGACTGCGGCACCACGTTTGTCTGGAGCACCAAGGCCTTCGGCCCGATCACCGGGTGGATCGGCGGCTGGGCCGTCGCGGTCGCCTCAATCATGGTGCTCGCCAACGTTGGCGAAATCTCAGGACAGTACTTCTGGCTGCTGCTCGGCAATCAGGAGTTCGCGGACAACCGTGCCATCGTGATCGCCACCTCGGTCGTCTTCATGGCCATCATGACGTTTGTCAGCACCATCGGCGTACAGATCGGCGAGCGGCTCCAAATGGTGCTCGTCAGCGTGCAGATCGTTGCCATGGTGCTGTTCGCCGTGCTCGCCCTCGTCAATGCCAGCAACGGCAGCTACGAGGGTTCGGTGGCGTTCGATTGGAGCTGGTTCAACCCGGCGGAGCTCACCTCGTGGTCCGGCTTCATGGAAGCCGTGCTGCTCGCCCTCTTTATCTACTGGGGCTGGGACACCTGCCTCGCGCTGAACGAAGAGACGAAGAACCCCCGCAAGACTCCCGGCCGTGCCGCGCTGTCGAGCATCGCCGTCCTCATCATTCTGTACGTCGGCGTTTCGGTAGCCGTCATGATGTTCGCCGGCTTCGGCGATTCCGGCTTCGGTCTCACCAACGAGACGAACCTCGACGACGTCTTCAGCGTCCTCGGCGGCACCCTCTTCGGCCCGTGGGGCTGGTTCTTGCTGCTCGGTGTGCTGCTCTCGGCAGCGTCCTCGACGCAGACCACCATCCTGCCGACCGCCCGCGGCACCCTCTCGATGGCGGTGTACCGCGCGCTTCCGGCGAAGTTCGCCGACCTGCACCCCCAGTTCAAGACGCCGTGGTTCTCCACCACCATCATGGGCGTCGCCGCGATCGTGTACTACGTGGGCATGTCGATCCTGTCGGAAGACATGCTTGCCGACTCGCTCACCTCGATGGGGCTCGCCGTCGCGCTGTACTACGCCATCACCAGCTTCGCCTGCGTCTGGTACTTCCGCAGCACGCTGCGCGACAGCGCACGCAACCTCTGGATGCGCGGCATCCTGCCCGCACTCGGCGGCCTGATGCTCAGCTACGCCTTCGTGCAGTCCGCAATCGACATGATCAGCGTCGACTACAGCTACACGGTGCTGTTCGGCGTGGGTGGCGCGTTCGTGATCGGCATCGGCGCGATCTTGATTGGCTTCGTCTTCATGGGGCTGTGGGCGCTGCGCCCCGGCTCGCGCGCGTTCTTCCGCGGCGAGTCACTGAACCGCGACACCCCGGTGCTGGTGCCGGACGAGTAG
- a CDS encoding deoxyribodipyrimidine photo-lyase: protein MATIVWFRDDLRVADHPALADAANDPEGVVCVYVWDEQSPEIRPLGGAAKWWLHHSLSALQRSLAELGVPLVLRRGAAEQVIPALVREAGATRVLWNRRYGPEREIDARLKLALREEGVAAKSHIGGLLHEPWTVLTGEGTPFRVYSPFWRASLRLPEPAVPIAAPSSLTPAVRRPESDLLDHWRLTPSAPDWATGFARRWAPGEAAADEALETFLDERVPAYESGRDIPALDVTSTLSPHLRWGEISPRTVWHRALASGQDVGMFLSELGWREFAHHTRFHWGDLDRENLNPRFNQFPWSTPDPDDLAAWQRGRTGIALVDAGMRELWETGFMHNRVRMVAASFLSKHLLTDWRVGEAWFWDTLVDADAASNPFNWQWVAGSGLDAAPYFRVFNPVLQQHKFDADERYVQRWAPDSVLIPPIVDLAAGRKRALEAYERVRSGPSQVVSR from the coding sequence ATGGCGACAATTGTGTGGTTCCGCGACGATCTGCGCGTCGCCGACCACCCGGCGCTCGCGGACGCCGCGAACGACCCCGAGGGCGTCGTGTGCGTCTACGTCTGGGACGAGCAGTCGCCGGAGATCCGCCCGCTCGGCGGGGCGGCGAAGTGGTGGCTGCACCACTCGCTGAGCGCACTGCAGCGTTCACTTGCCGAGCTGGGGGTCCCGCTCGTGCTGCGTCGAGGCGCGGCGGAGCAGGTCATTCCGGCCCTGGTGCGTGAGGCCGGCGCGACTCGGGTGCTCTGGAATCGACGATATGGGCCGGAACGCGAGATCGATGCCCGGCTGAAGTTGGCGTTGCGCGAAGAGGGTGTTGCCGCCAAGTCGCATATCGGGGGACTGCTGCACGAACCGTGGACAGTGCTGACGGGGGAAGGAACACCCTTTCGCGTGTACTCGCCATTCTGGCGCGCGTCGCTTCGCCTGCCCGAACCCGCAGTTCCGATCGCCGCGCCGAGCTCGCTCACCCCTGCGGTGCGCCGTCCCGAGAGTGACCTCCTGGACCACTGGCGGCTGACGCCATCCGCCCCCGACTGGGCGACGGGGTTCGCTAGGCGGTGGGCGCCCGGGGAAGCGGCGGCGGACGAGGCGCTCGAAACGTTCCTCGACGAACGAGTGCCCGCGTACGAGTCAGGGCGGGACATTCCCGCGCTCGACGTTACCTCGACCCTGTCACCCCACTTGCGCTGGGGTGAAATCAGCCCCCGCACGGTCTGGCATCGCGCGCTGGCGTCGGGGCAGGACGTTGGCATGTTCCTCTCGGAGCTGGGCTGGCGGGAATTTGCCCACCACACCCGCTTCCATTGGGGAGATCTCGACCGGGAGAACCTGAACCCTCGCTTCAATCAGTTTCCCTGGAGTACCCCCGACCCTGACGATCTTGCGGCGTGGCAGCGCGGACGGACCGGAATTGCCTTGGTCGATGCCGGCATGCGCGAACTGTGGGAGACCGGGTTCATGCACAATCGCGTGCGCATGGTCGCTGCCTCCTTCCTCTCCAAGCACCTCCTGACCGACTGGCGTGTTGGCGAGGCCTGGTTCTGGGACACCCTGGTCGACGCCGACGCCGCCAGCAATCCGTTCAACTGGCAGTGGGTCGCGGGCAGCGGCCTCGATGCGGCGCCGTACTTCCGCGTCTTTAACCCGGTGTTGCAGCAGCACAAGTTCGACGCCGACGAGAGATACGTCCAGCGGTGGGCTCCGGACAGTGTGCTCATTCCGCCGATCGTCGATCTCGCAGCGGGGCGCAAGCGCGCCTTGGAGGCCTACGAGCGGGTGCGCTCAGGCCCCTCTCAAGTGGTCTCCAGATAG
- a CDS encoding anti-sigma factor domain-containing protein — translation MNEQEFRELSAGHALGALSPDDERAFAAARAGNPEWSQIADHDAETAAALGAQLPAVAPPAMLRDQILGAIAQAPQAPPASRDTRATVRPSTPDAARPHATARPDSTPVPGAPDEDDREEALDAAYTRRRKWQRGMFALVASVAVLSMIALGTSSLIQALSTPAEVTALQQIESAPDASQASTTFAGGVATVHWSEALGKTVLVAEGLPKLEEGREFELWFVRGETPLPAGTFSSRTGTGVALFGEQMQPGDLVAVTIEDAGGSPTGLPTTDPILAIETA, via the coding sequence ATGAACGAGCAAGAGTTCCGTGAACTCTCGGCCGGGCACGCCCTCGGTGCGCTCTCCCCCGACGACGAGCGCGCGTTCGCGGCGGCGCGTGCTGGCAACCCGGAGTGGTCACAGATCGCCGACCACGACGCAGAGACCGCGGCGGCGCTCGGTGCACAGCTGCCCGCGGTGGCTCCGCCCGCGATGCTGCGCGACCAGATTCTTGGCGCGATCGCGCAGGCGCCGCAGGCGCCACCGGCCTCGCGTGACACGCGGGCAACGGTTCGACCGTCGACACCCGATGCTGCGCGGCCGCACGCCACTGCACGGCCGGACTCCACGCCAGTGCCGGGGGCACCGGACGAGGACGACCGCGAAGAGGCCCTCGACGCGGCGTACACACGGCGCCGGAAGTGGCAGCGCGGCATGTTTGCCCTCGTCGCATCGGTCGCCGTGCTGAGCATGATCGCGCTGGGCACGAGCTCGCTCATTCAGGCGCTCTCGACGCCTGCCGAAGTGACCGCGCTGCAGCAGATCGAGTCCGCCCCCGACGCAAGTCAGGCCTCGACGACCTTTGCGGGCGGCGTCGCGACCGTGCACTGGTCCGAGGCGCTCGGGAAAACCGTCCTCGTCGCCGAGGGGCTGCCCAAACTCGAAGAGGGCCGAGAGTTCGAACTCTGGTTCGTCCGCGGCGAGACGCCACTTCCCGCGGGCACGTTCTCGTCGCGCACGGGGACGGGCGTCGCCCTGTTCGGCGAGCAGATGCAGCCGGGCGATCTCGTCGCGGTGACGATCGAGGATGCCGGCGGATCGCCGACGGGCCTGCCCACGACCGACCCGATCCTCGCGATCGAAACGGCCTAG
- a CDS encoding cytochrome c biogenesis CcdA family protein — protein MEVGLVTAFLGGVLAILSPCGALLLPAFFASVAGTGPRLMLHGGVFFAGLLVVLVPLGVGVGAIGTLFVTHRDVIIGVAALILVVLGILQIFGVGFDPSRILPGGRELQQQAASRVGFVKTFLLGAASGVAGFCTGPILGAVLTVAATQGSPLLAGVLLAVYGAGMLVPLLAIAAAWNRIGARTRTVLRGRSFTVFGREFHTTSVVTGTLILVVGVLFWTTNGLISAPELLPTSVSAWLQGKSSVLASAAVDIVAIVAVAAIALVLWWRAGKRSSAN, from the coding sequence GTGGAGGTCGGCCTCGTCACCGCCTTCCTGGGGGGAGTACTGGCGATCCTCAGCCCGTGCGGGGCGCTCCTGCTCCCAGCCTTCTTCGCCTCAGTGGCGGGCACCGGCCCGCGCCTCATGCTGCACGGCGGAGTCTTCTTCGCGGGCCTGCTCGTGGTGCTCGTGCCGCTCGGCGTCGGCGTCGGCGCGATCGGCACCCTCTTCGTGACCCATCGCGACGTCATCATCGGGGTCGCGGCCCTCATCCTGGTGGTGCTGGGCATCCTGCAGATCTTCGGCGTCGGCTTCGATCCCAGCAGGATCCTGCCCGGCGGTCGCGAACTGCAGCAGCAGGCAGCCTCACGTGTCGGCTTCGTGAAGACCTTCCTGCTTGGGGCCGCGAGTGGCGTGGCGGGGTTCTGTACCGGGCCGATCCTGGGGGCAGTGCTCACGGTGGCCGCGACCCAGGGGAGCCCGTTGCTCGCCGGGGTGCTCCTCGCCGTCTACGGTGCCGGCATGCTCGTCCCGCTGCTCGCGATCGCCGCGGCGTGGAACCGCATCGGCGCCCGCACCCGCACGGTGCTCCGCGGACGCAGTTTTACGGTGTTCGGCCGCGAGTTCCACACCACGTCGGTCGTGACCGGCACGCTGATTCTGGTCGTCGGTGTGCTGTTCTGGACCACGAACGGCCTGATCAGCGCGCCCGAGCTGCTGCCGACCAGCGTCTCGGCCTGGCTGCAGGGCAAGAGCTCGGTGCTCGCGAGCGCGGCGGTTGACATCGTCGCGATCGTCGCCGTGGCCGCGATCGCGCTCGTGTTGTGGTGGCGAGCCGGGAAGCGCTCGAGCGCGAACTAG
- a CDS encoding alpha-hydroxy acid oxidase, protein MVKRQVPNPSELLDLMKFKKPEMNGRKRRLDRALTIYDLRTIAKRRTPTAAFDYTDGSAEGELSLSRARQAFEDIEFHPSILRDVSRVDTSTTIFGGPSAMPFGIAPTGFTRLMQTEGEIAGAGAAAAAGIPFTLSTLGTSSIEDVKAANPNGRNWFQLYVMRQREISYGLVERAAAAGFDTLMFTVDTPVAGARLRDKRNGFAIPPQLTAKTILDALPRPWWWWDFLTTPKLEFASLATTGGTVGELLDSAMDPSISFADLEIIRGMWPGKLVVKGVQNVADAKKLVDLGVDGIILSNHGGRQLDRAPIPFHLLPEVVREVGRDTDIVVDTGIMNGADVVASIALGAKFTLIGRAYLYGLMAGGREGVDKTIEILSDQVVRTMKLLEVSSLEELTPAHVTQLQRLAPRARVASGLPVGE, encoded by the coding sequence ATGGTGAAACGTCAAGTACCCAACCCCAGTGAGCTTCTCGACCTGATGAAGTTCAAGAAGCCCGAGATGAATGGGCGAAAGCGTAGGCTCGACCGCGCGCTCACGATCTACGATCTGCGCACGATCGCGAAGCGCCGCACCCCCACAGCAGCCTTTGACTACACCGACGGTTCGGCCGAGGGAGAGTTGTCGCTCAGCCGTGCACGCCAGGCCTTCGAAGACATTGAGTTCCACCCCTCGATCCTGCGCGACGTGTCGAGGGTCGACACCAGCACGACCATCTTCGGCGGCCCGTCGGCGATGCCGTTTGGTATCGCGCCCACCGGCTTCACTCGCCTCATGCAGACCGAGGGTGAGATTGCCGGGGCCGGGGCGGCCGCGGCCGCGGGCATCCCGTTCACCCTCTCGACGCTCGGCACCAGCTCGATCGAAGACGTGAAAGCGGCCAACCCGAACGGTCGCAACTGGTTTCAGCTGTACGTCATGCGCCAGCGTGAGATCAGCTACGGGCTCGTCGAGCGCGCGGCCGCTGCCGGCTTCGACACCCTCATGTTCACGGTCGACACGCCAGTGGCCGGCGCGCGGCTGCGCGACAAGCGCAACGGCTTCGCGATCCCGCCGCAGCTCACCGCGAAGACCATTCTCGACGCGCTGCCGCGGCCGTGGTGGTGGTGGGACTTCCTGACGACCCCGAAGCTGGAGTTCGCCTCTCTCGCAACGACCGGCGGCACCGTCGGCGAACTGCTCGACTCGGCCATGGACCCGTCCATCTCGTTCGCTGACCTCGAGATCATCCGGGGCATGTGGCCCGGCAAGCTGGTCGTGAAGGGTGTGCAAAACGTCGCGGACGCGAAGAAACTCGTCGATCTTGGCGTCGACGGGATCATTCTCTCCAACCACGGCGGGCGTCAGCTCGACCGCGCTCCGATCCCGTTCCACCTGCTGCCCGAGGTGGTACGTGAGGTCGGCCGCGATACCGACATCGTGGTCGACACCGGAATCATGAACGGCGCCGACGTCGTCGCGTCAATCGCGCTCGGAGCAAAGTTCACGCTGATCGGCCGCGCCTACCTCTATGGACTCATGGCGGGCGGACGGGAGGGGGTCGACAAGACGATCGAGATCCTGTCGGATCAGGTCGTGCGCACCATGAAGCTGCTCGAGGTGTCGTCGCTCGAGGAACTCACCCCGGCGCACGTCACGCAGCTGCAGCGCCTGGCGCCACGGGCGAGGGTCGCGTCGGGGTTGCCGGTCGGCGAGTAG
- a CDS encoding TIGR00645 family protein, translating into MSDLTNHAPGKRGPGLASRTLAGFIFASRWLQAPLYLGLIVAQFVYVVLFFIELWHLIERSFIEGHINETDVMLSVLALIDVVMIANLLIMVIIGGYETFVSKIRVSGHHDEPDWLSHVNANLLKIKLSISIISISSIHLLKTFIEVGRMDGGIVRDANGTVIYSTEGVMWEVGIHLAFIISALALAWIDQMSKNGSGAKLHGLDETPIAPAPTRAAPVAAAAVAPAATCNCAHAQPSEPAVSR; encoded by the coding sequence GTGAGCGACTTGACGAACCACGCACCCGGCAAGAGGGGTCCCGGCCTCGCTTCCCGCACCCTCGCGGGCTTTATCTTTGCAAGCCGGTGGCTGCAGGCGCCGCTGTACCTCGGCCTGATCGTCGCCCAGTTCGTCTATGTTGTCCTCTTCTTCATCGAGCTATGGCACCTCATTGAGCGCTCGTTTATCGAGGGGCACATCAACGAGACCGACGTCATGCTCAGCGTCCTCGCGCTGATCGACGTCGTGATGATCGCGAACCTGCTCATCATGGTGATCATCGGCGGGTATGAGACGTTCGTCTCGAAGATTCGTGTGAGCGGCCACCACGACGAGCCGGACTGGCTCTCGCATGTCAACGCGAACCTGCTCAAGATCAAGCTGTCGATCTCGATCATCTCGATTTCCTCGATTCACCTCCTCAAGACCTTCATCGAGGTGGGCCGGATGGACGGCGGCATCGTCAGGGACGCGAACGGCACCGTGATCTATTCGACCGAGGGCGTCATGTGGGAGGTCGGCATTCACCTCGCCTTCATCATTTCGGCCCTCGCGCTCGCCTGGATCGACCAGATGAGCAAGAACGGCTCGGGAGCGAAACTGCACGGACTCGACGAGACGCCCATTGCCCCCGCCCCGACCAGAGCCGCGCCGGTCGCCGCAGCCGCCGTCGCGCCCGCCGCAACGTGCAACTGCGCCCACGCGCAGCCGTCGGAACCTGCCGTCAGCCGCTAG